One genomic region from Amaranthus tricolor cultivar Red isolate AtriRed21 chromosome 12, ASM2621246v1, whole genome shotgun sequence encodes:
- the LOC130796866 gene encoding UPF0603 protein At1g54780, chloroplastic gives METILSPPTFSPLLNHKPSSPRNFISYSLQPRSNSLSYTKTISCSLKKNLYFPQKSPSFTIPTNCFSPIQQGLAAFALSLALNFTPILPISFAGASEFDVLNDGPPKESYVVDDAGVLSRVTKSDLKRLLSDLESRKNFHINFITVRKLTSKADAFEYADQVLEKWYPTLEEGDKKGIVVLVTSQKEGAITGGPSFIQAVGETVLDSTLSENLPVLATEEKYNEAIYSSAKRLVAAIDGLPDPGGPSFKDNKRESNFKTKEETEEKRGQFSLVVGGLLVIAFVVPMAQYYAYVSKK, from the exons ATGGAAACCATTCTTTCTCCTCCCACATTTTCCCCACTTCTCAATCACAAACCCTCTTCTCCCAGAAATTTTATCTCTTATTCTCTTCAACCCAGATCAAATTCACTATCATACACAAAAACCATTTCGTGTTCCCTCAAAAAGAACCTATATTTCCCTCAAAAATCACCATCCTTTACAATACCCACAAATTGTTTTTCTCCCATTCAACAAGGATTAGCTGCTTTTGCTCTGTctttagcactgaatttcaccCCCATTTTACCAATTTCTTTTGCTGGAGCTTCTGAATTTGATGTTCTAAATGATGGTCCGCCCAAAGAATCATATGTTGTTGATGATGCGGGAGTTCTTAGTCGGGTCACCAAGTCTGATCTCAAAAGGTTGTTGTCTGATTTAGAGTCTAGGAAGAATTTCCATATTAATTTCATCACAGTGCGGAAACTAACT AGCAAGGCCGATGCATTTGAGTATGCCGACCAAGTATTGGAGAAATGGTACCCAACTCTCGAGGAAGGTGATAAAAAAGGGATAGTTGTCCTTGTGACCAGCCAAAAGGAAGGGGCAATTACCGGTGGACCTTCATTTATCCAGGCTGTTGGAGAAACTGTTCTTGATTCAACTTTGTCTGAGAATCTTCCTG TACTAGCAACTGAGGAGAAATACAACGAAGCCATTTATAGCAGCGCCAAGCGGTTAGTGGCTGCTATTGATGGTCTTCCCGACCCTGGTGGTCCATCATTCAAGGATAACAAGCGAGAGTCGAACTTCAAGACTAAGGAAGAGACTGAAGAAAAACGAGGTCAATTTAGTCTCGTGGTTGGAGGCTTATTGGTCATTGCATTCGTAGTCCCTATGGCACAGTATTATGCATATGTTTCCAAAAAATAG
- the LOC130796733 gene encoding uncharacterized protein LOC130796733 translates to MALPLSSSLHPTPKPSQTPKPISSSPQFSLTINPKTLSFKRDFLFQSISLCIASLTLNPSTALSATDTPTKSILSSISNTKSWFQFYGDGFCIRVPPQFEDIMEPEDFSAGQSLYGDKAKPKTFAARFASPDGSEVVSVIIKPTNQLKITFLEAQDITDLGSIKEAAKIFIPGGVSKLYSARTIKIKEDEGFRTYYFYEFGRDDQHVALVAAVSSGKAFVAGATSPESKWDNDGVKLRSAALSLTLL, encoded by the exons ATGGCACTTCCCCTTTCTTCTTCTCTTCATCCTACCCCTAAACCTTCTCAAACCCCAAAACCCATTTCTTCTTCTCCACAATTTTCTCttaccataaaccctaaaactcTATCCTTCAAGAGAGATTTCCTCTTCCAATCAATCTCTCTCTGCATTGCTTCTCTAACCCTTAATCCCTCTACTGCTCTATCTGCAACTGATACTCCTACAAAATCTATTCTTTCCAGCATTTCCAACACTAAATCGTGGTTTCAATTCTATGGAGATGGATTTTGCATTCGTGTTCCTCCCCAGTTCGAGGACATTATGGAACCTGAG GATTTTAGTGCTGGACAGTCCCTTTATGGAGATAAGGCAAAGCCAAAGACATTTGCTGCACGGTTTGCATCCCCTGATGG GTCTGAGGTAGTGAGTGTTATAATCAAGCCCACCAACCAACTGAAAATCACCTTCCTAGAG GCTCAAGACATTACTGATTTAGGCTCTATAAAAGAAGCAGCTAAGATTTTCATTCCAG GTGGGGTATCAAAACTGTACTCTGCACgaactataaaaataaaagaagatgAAGGTTTCAG GACATATTATTTCTATGAGTTTGGCAGAGATGACCAACATGTTGCACTTGTAGCTGCTGTTAGTAGTGGGAAG GCATTTGTAGCTGGAGCAACTTCACCAGAGTCAAAGTGGGATAACGATGGTGTTAAACTCCGCAGTGCTGCCTTGTCGTTGACACTGTTATAG
- the LOC130796865 gene encoding GDSL esterase/lipase At1g54790: MATISNLFLQILLLTSISISYVRSIDFNYPAVFNFGDSNSDTGDRVASGLEEIDDPYGETYFKKPSGRFCDGRLIVDFLMDELDLPFLNAYLDSVGAPVFRKGCNFAAAGSTILPATASSVSPFSFGIQMAQFLRFKDRVQDLAKSRKVDKYIPSQDSFGKALYMFDIGQNDVGGAFYSKSLDQVLASIPYILQEFEAGIAKLYDVGARFFWIHNTGPVGCLPQNIAKFGTDPSKLDTLGCVAGHNQAAQLFNLQLHALCKKLQGQYADSNVTYVDIYTIKSNLLSNYSRYGFEQPIMACCGYGGPPLNYDSRVPCGQTKTINGTSVTAKGCSDSTEYINWDGIHYTEAANQYVASQILTGKYSDPPFSDQMPFLLKLKF; this comes from the exons ATGGCCACCATCAGTAACTTATTTCTCCAAATTCTCCTCTTAACATCCATATCCATATCTTATGTCAGATCCATAGATTTTAACTACCCAGCAGTTTTCAACTTCGGCGATTCAAATTCCGATACTGGTGATCGCGTAGCTTCAGGCCTTGAGGAGATTGATGATCCCTATGGAGAGACTTACTTCAAAAAACCGTCAGGAAGATTCTGTGACGGGCGTTTGATCGTTGATTTTCTCA TGGATGAACTTGACTTACCCTTTCTCAATGCCTATTTGGATTCTGTCGGCGCGCCTGTATTCAGAAAAGGTTGCAACTTTGCTGCAGCAGGATCAACGATTCTTCCAGCAACTGCATCATCAGTTAGTCCCTTCTCATTTGGAATTCAGATGGCTCAGTTTCTTCGATTCAAAGATCGAGTCCAAGATTTAGCTAAAA GTAGGAAAGTTGACAAGTATATCCCGTCACAAGATTCCTTCGGAAAGGCTCTTTACATGTTCGACATAGGCCAGAACGATGTGGGTGGTGCATTTTACTCAAAGTCGCTTGATCAAGTTCTTGCCTCGATCCCATACATTTTACAAGAATTTGAAGCAGGCATCGCA AAATTGTATGACGTGGGAGCACGATTCTTTTGGATTCACAATACAGGTCCAGTAGGATGCTTGCCCCAGAACATTGCCAAATTTGGGACTGACCCATCAAAGTTGGACACACTAGGGTGTGTTGCAGGACACAACCAAGCTGCTCAGCTATTCAACCTGCAACTCCATGCCCTCTGCAAGAAGTTACAAGGACAATATGCAGATTCGAATGTCACGTATGTTGATATATACACAATCAAGTCTAATCTTTTGTCAAACTATTCTAGATATG GGTTTGAACAGCCAATCATGGCTTGCTGTGGATATGGCGGCCCTCCACTAAATTACGACAGTCGAGTACCATGTGGGCAAACGAAAACCATAAATGGCACCTCGGTTACTGCTAAAGGATGCAGCGACAGCACAGAGTATATCAACTGGGATGGCATTCATTACACAGAAGCAGCAAATCAGTATGTTGCATCACAGATCCTTACCGGAAAATATTCGGATCCGCCTTTCTCTGACCAGATGCCATTTCTCTTAAAGCTCAAGTTCTAA
- the LOC130797126 gene encoding kinesin-like protein KIN-1, with the protein MSELNMSKVTVCARFRPLSSSEIKDHGNFVSIHRIDDENFNFKDEKDGDLSFTFDKVFYEDSAQASVYEVLALPIVQDAVNAINGTILTYGQTGAGKTYSMEGPGINNCNAERKGLIPRVIEGLFNMINSSHGATAYSVKLSMVEIYMERVRDLFDLSKDNIQIMERKSQGLLLCGVTEIPVLEAAEAMHILSNGIANRAVGETQMNVASSRSHCVYIFTIQQELADDKRVKTGKLILVDLAGSEKVGKTGAEGKLLEEAKTINKSLSALGNVVNSLTSSSVSKLTHVPYRDSKLTRILQDTLGGSCRMALLCCCSPSSSNASETLSTLRFGARAQHIKAAPCVVPSEDKCRKMQESAFQNKDVACERLLDKLKDRMGTEEVELLKELLILEGIMNYSYSIEDLELDYDNVTSNIISSQQKALEDLVSTVDELKMQNKVLKAKLATAETTNLWNQFSGVFSFLRLR; encoded by the exons ATGAGTGAATTGAACATGTCAAAAGTCACAGTTTGCGCTCGATTTAGACCGTTAAGTTCTAGCGAGATTAAGGATCACGGCAATTTCGTCAGTATTCATCGCATTGATGAcgaaaatttcaatttcaag GATGAAAAAGATGGAGATCTGAGTTTTACCTTTGATAAAGTTTTCTACGAGGACTCTGCTCAAGCTAGTGTGTATGAAGTTTTAGCTTTGCCGATTGTTCAAG ATGCTGTTAACGCGATCAATGGGACAATACTCACCTATGGCCAG ACTGGTGCAGGCAAAACTTACAGCATGGAG GGACCTGGCATCAACAACTGTAATGCTGAGAGGAAAGGTTTAATTCCTAGAGTTATTGAAGGACTTTTCAATATGATCAATTCTTCACATGGAGCTACTGCATATTCAGTTAAACTCTCAATG GTTGAGATTTACATGGAAAGAGTGAG GGACCTGTTTGATTTGTCGAAGGATAACATACAGATTATGGAAAGAAAATCACAAGGACTTCTACTATGTGGAGTTACTGAA ATCCCAGTGCTGGAAGCTGCAGAAGCAATGCATATCCTATCT AATGGTATTGCAAATAGAGCAGTTGGAGAGACCC AGATGAACGTAGCTAGTAGCAGAAGCCATTGTGTATACATATTCACAATTCAGCAAGAATTGGCAGATGATAAAAG GGTCAAAACGGGGAAATTGATTCTTGTGGACTTGGCTGGCTCTGAGAAAGTGGGGAAAACTGGAGCAGAAGGGAAACTTTTGGAAGAGGCGAAGACTATTAATAAGTCCCTTTCTGCCCTGGGGAATGTTGTAAATTCACTCACATCTAGCTCAGTGAGCAAGTTGACCCACGTCCCTTATCGTGATTCTAAGCTTACTCGAATACTACAGGACACACTG GGAGGTAGCTGCCGAATGGCATTGCTGTGTTGTTGTTCCCCAAGTTCTTCAAACGCATCAGAGACTCTGTCCACCCTTCGCTTTGGTGCCAG GGCGCAACATATAAAAGCAGCGCCTTGCGTTGTCCCATCTGAAGACAAGTGTAGAAAGATGCAAGAATCCGCTTTCCAGAACAAAGATGTTGCATGTGAGAGACTTCTGGACAAA CTAAAAGACAGAATGGGTACTGAGGAAGTGGAATTGCTTAAAGAGCTGTTAATACTGGAGGGAATCATGAATTATTCATATTCAATTGAAGACTTAGAATTGGATTATGACAATGTCACGTCAAATATCATCTCATCCCAGCAGAAAGCTTTAGAAGATCTTGTTTCCACAGTCGACGAG CTTAAGATGCAGAACAAGGTTCTCAAAGCCAAGCTTGCAACTGCAGAAACTACAAATTTGTGGAATCAATTCTCAGGTGTTTTTAGTTTCCTCAGGCTTCGGTGA